Part of the Phycisphaerales bacterium genome, GCCTCGACGATGGAGAAGCCGCGGCGGCAATGTGGATGGATCCTTGTCATAGTCACCTAGGGGGCTTCAACTGCATAGATCTCGATCGGAAGATCTCTCGCGCCCGAGAGGACCCAGGCCCCCGGCACCGACGTCGTCGCGACCCAGCCATCGGTGAGGAACTGCGGCGAGTTCTCGAGCGGGACGTCGACCGAAGGCTTGCTCTTTGCAGAAGAGATCACGATCGCCACGAAATCCTCGTCATCGAAGACGACTTCGGTGTCGAAGGTCACCTCGACAAACTCGAGCGTTTCGGGCAGATCTTGCTTGCGGATCGTGGTCGTCGTGAGTGCCGTCGGCATCGGTACCGCGGTCAGCATGTTCACCCGATGAACAGAAATGTTGACGTTGTCGGCTTGGTGGGCTGCCTCAGTCATCGGAACGATGATGCGAGTAATCGCGTAGGGCCGACCACTCGACGGCGACGCCGGCTGCACGATCGCCGCGACCGAGACGCCATCATCGACGCTGAACGTCTGGGCGGGACTGCCGCTGTAGGCTCGTTCGAAGACGAGTTCGTCGGCGGCCGCTGGCGGAGCAACTCCGTGCCATGTCGCGTCTGCCGGCGTCGTCGCGACGAAGTAGTCCATCGACAGGCTCGTGACCGAGGGCACGATCGGCCACGGCGTCGAGCCGTTCATGGAGAGCGTGATCGGATCGCCGTCGCTCCCGCTCCAGGCGTAGCGGATCAGGTCGGGCGCGCCGTCGCCGGTGCGATCGGGCACGTAGAAGGAGACGGCCGTCGCCGTTGATTCGGTGAAGTGCAATGCCAACTCGACGTCGGCCGACATGCGAGCCATGCCATCGAGCGTGGGCGCCGCCGCGATGCCGCTGGTCGCCGCACCAAACGTGCGCCCGCCCACGCCGATGGCGGCGACCGCGCCGCCGAGGACGATGGTGGTGATGGCCATCGCGACGAGCATCTCGGCCAGCGAGAACCCTCGACGTCGGGTTGGGCGGCTCAAGGCGTGATCCTCGCCTGCCCGGTCGTCGCGTCGACGGTGATGGTGGCCCCGGAAACGCCGTTCCGTAGCGTGACCGTCCCGCCGTCCGACGGAATCCCATAGCCCGAGATCGTGTATTCCGTCCCGGCGCCGAACGTCGCGCTGCTGATCTCGGCATCCATGGAGCCGAAGTCGAGGTCGAGCACGAGATCGGGACCGCCCACGGTACCGGCGGGCATGCCCGCGAACGTCACGACATGGTTGGTGGTGTCGAACTGCACGGTGACCGGCGTACCGGATGCCCGGGCATAGGCTGCGCTGCGATCCAGGTCGGCCCGTAGCTGGTGGACGGCCGACTGCAAGCGATACCGGGCCACCGCGCTGCCGTAAGCCGGCAGCGCGAGGCCCGCGATAGCACCAATGATCAGGAGCACGACGGTCAGCTCCACCAGCGTGAAGCCGTGCCGTCCGGCCGAGATCGGATCAATAGCTCGTGTACAGCGTGCCGGTGTCATCGGTCGCAGCGCCGGTGTTGGCGGTGATCACGCCGGTCGTTTCGTTGTACAGCCAGGCGATGCCGGCGGCGTCTGCCGCGGCCACGCCGTTGTTCCCCTTCTGGGCGCCCACCTGGATGGTGGGAATCTCCTTCAGGTACGGGCCGTAGATGAACACGCCGGTCTTGGTCGCGTTCAGGTTTCCGTCGACGTCCGTGAACTGGTTGACCAGCGCGTTCTCGAAGTTGGCCACCGTCGGATACGTGTTGTTGTGCTCGGCGTAGTACAGCTCCAGAGCACTCCGCATGGTCGCCAGATCGGCACGCAGTCGCGAAGACGTCGCGCCGGCGGCGCCACGGCTCATGCGGGGCACGGCGACGGCCGCCAGGATCCCCAGGATCGCGATCACGATCACCAGCTCGATCAGGCTGAAGCCAGCCCGACGTGTACGCATCATCCCAACAACCATCGTGCTACCTCCGAATAGGGCTCACGGGCCCCCTTGTGCTTTGTACTGCCCTGCTCATCGATCCGATCGGCGCTCGAATCCATTGTCCATGCTGCGTTTGTGCAATCGACTGGGCCATCCAGGCCTCATAACCGGCACGATCGAACCTCAAGGCGTGCCTTCATCGGGCTGGTTGGGCAACACCAGCCGAGCCGTGCGATCCCCGGCCTGGAACAACGCCGACCGAGCGTCGATGCTGATCAGCCGATAACCGCTGACTTCGTCGCCGATGCGCACCGGCGTGCGATTGACCATGGCAACGCTGGACTCGGCGCCCTGAACGATCGTGGAGAGCTGGTGCAACCCGATGAACTCGTCGACGCTCAGCAGACCGGGCTCGGTACGCCCTTCCACTGCCGACGATCGGTCCGCGAACGGGTTCGAGCCCGTTGCCGCAGGCAAATCGCCGATGGCAGCGTCGAGCCGATCGTTCCACTGCACCGCCACGTCGGATGCGAGCGCGCTCGGGGAAGCACTCGGCGAAGTGGTCGTATCGGACGCAGCTGGCGAAGTGGTCGCGACCCCGGTCGGTCCGGCTTGTTGTCCCGTACTCGCCTGCGCGCCGCTCGGCGAACCCAGCAGGAACTGGTCGATCGCCAGGATCAAGCCCGCCGAACCCAGCAGACCCAGCAGTACTTTTCGTTCCTTGTTTAATGCCATGGCCTTGGACCTATCGATCCGGAGCGGCGGCAGATGGAGCCGAACCGGCCGGCGTGGTCGTGGCGGCGTCCGTCGCTGACGGTTGGGGCGCATGTACCAGTACGGTGGCCATCAACGCAAGGCGTTCGGCGTCGGTGGGTGATGGCACGATCGCGAATCCCTCGATCTCGGCCGTCGGGAGATGGTCCTGGAACTGCGACACGAACGCGTCGATGTCCGAGAACGAGCCCATGGCATTGACCGTCAGCTGCGTGCGCGCCAGCCCGTCTACACGCTCGGTGCCGGAGCGATCAGCGCCAAGAATCGTCAGGCCGAACCCGGTGGCTACCTCGGTGAGGTGGCCGACGAGCTTCTCGCTGGGGATGGGCTCGGCGCTACCGGCTTCTCGGAGCGACCCGAGCCTCGCCTCGGCGGTGGCCAACGCTGCCTTGGCGGCGCGTACGCGTTCACCGGCCCGCGCGATTGCCTCGTGCTGGGACCGTGCCTGCGCCTCGGCTTGCAGCGATGGCATGACCCCGAACGCGTATGCGAGCCCCCCGAGCGCGAGCACGCCCGCGACGCCGACGGCGTGGACGTGCACGGGCAGGACCTTGGTATGCATGGATTGAACTGGCTCGAAATCGGTCATGGCGTGTCTTTCTCGGCGGCCTTGGGCGCGATCACGCAGTCGATGGAGAATTCCGGACGCCCGCTCGTGCTGCGCAACGGCGTCATGCCGTGCCGGACGCTCTCGAACAGGCCCGTCTCGTCGAGCCGGGCCGCCAACTCGGCCGCGGTAGCCCTCGAGTTCGCGTCTCCCGTGATCGAGAGCGACCAGGACGGGACGCCGCCAGGCCGGGGCTGAACGTTGATGGAACGAAGGCGAATTCCCTCGCCCGCATTGCCGACGATGACGTCCAGCAGCGAGCCCCAGCGAAGCGATGCCGAGGCACGAGACCGGGCGTGTTCGGCGCCCTCCAGCGTGCGAACCCGGGCGCGGAGGTCGGCCAGGCTCGCCTCGATCGTCTCGGCCCGCTGCGTGAGGCCCGCGGGCATCGCCGGCGGCCGGGCGCGCGTCGCGAAGGCGGCGAGTACACCGCCGCCAACCAGGATCGACAGCGAGCACAACGCCAACGCCCACGCCGAGATGCATCGCTGCAATCGGCGGGCGGTGGCTCGGTGGCGCGGGAGCAGGTTCGTGCCGGTCATGCCAGGTCCTCCAGCAACGCGAGGCCGATCGCAGCCGCGAAACGACCGCCGACGGCCTGTCCGTTCCCATCGATGGGCTGGGCCACTGCGTTCTGGTAGCGGCTTGCAAGGACGTCCATGATGCCGGCCTGCTCACCCCCGGCCCCCAGCACGCTGATGGCTGCCGGCGCATGCGAGCGCGAGCGGTGGCGTGCGAACGCGATGCAGGCGTCGATCTCGGTCGCCAGGCGCCGTCCGACCTCGGCGTCGCCCTGCGATCCATCCAGCCGTAATCCCGCCGGCGTGCGCGCATACAACAGGGTGCTGTGGTGCAGCACGACGATGCGAACGCCCCAGGATTCCAGCCGTGCCCCGACCCGAACGGTGGCGGCCGTCGGTGCGGCAGCAAGCACGCGGCCCAACGCGCGCGACGGATCGTCGACGCCCGCGACGCGCAGCCCGGCTGATTCGAGTGCGCCAATCACCTCGTCGGTCGGTGCGATCTCGCAGCCAACGGCCATGACCTGGACCGCCGGCCCGGGCGTTGGCAGCCCCCAGTACGAGAGCTCGAAGGTACCGGGCTCCAGCTTCGTACGCTGGACGAACTCGGCATTGGCAAGCTGATCGATCGGCGCTCCCGATGTCGCGGGCGGAAGCTCCATCGTGGTGGTCTTCAGCGCCTCGGCCGGGGCATTGATCACGCAGGGCGCCGACTTGAAGCCATGCCGGAAGAGCAGCGATTCGAGTTCCACCGCCTCGGCCGGGGTGACGGCACCGTCCCCCGATCGGCGAGCCATCCGCACGCCGTGCAGGAGCGTCCAGCCGCTGCGGTTCAGCCGCACCTGGGCCGCCGTAATCGCGTCGGGAGAGATATCGATGCCGGTCCGTACGCTGCTCATGACGGTCTTCCCTTTATGATGCTCCAGCCGACGCGGTAAGGTCGAACAGCGGCAGGAACATGCTCGTGGCGATGCCACCGACGACGATGCCCAGCGTGACGAGGAGGAGCGGCTCGATGATGGCGCTGAGCGCCTTCAGCGTTGCTTCGTTCTCTTCCTCAAGGAAGTCGGCAACGTTGCCCAGCATCATGCCCATACGACCGGTCCGCTCGCCCGTGCGCACGCCCTCGCGAACGAGCCCGTGCAACAGGCTTGCTTCCTCGAACACGGTGCTGATCGGCTGGCCGACCTCGGCGGCGTCGTGAGCCTGACGGAGCAGCGCGGCGTACTCGGGACTACGCATCGAACCCGCGCACAGCGACAGCACGTCGAGCAGTGGCAGGTGGCTCTCGAGCAGCAGCGAGACCATCCGTGCCAGACGGGCGCTCGCGATCGATCGCGAGATGTCGCCAAGCTTGGGCGTCCGCAGCAGCGTGCGATCGATGAGCCTGGCCGTCGCGGGCTGCAGCAGGGCAAACCGCGCCAGCAGCGCTGCCGGCACGATGGAGGCCAGCCACGCCCACCAGTACTCGCGGAGCATGGTGCTGAGCCAGAGGAAGAACTGCGTGCTGGGCGGGATCGCCGTCTCCAGCGACTCGAACATCGACTCGAACCGCGGGAACACCATGATGAGCATCACGAGCACCACGATGAAACCGATGCCGATGAGGATGCAGGGGTAGATCATCGCACCGACGATCGCACGGCGCATCGCCAGCTTCTGGCGCATGAGCGCCGACACGCGTTCGAGCATGTCGCCCAGCTTGCCGCTCGTCTCGCCGGCCGCCACCATGGCTCTGCTCACGTCGTCGAAGTAGCCCGGGTGGGCGGTCATCGCGTCCGAGAGGGGCGTGCCCGACTCGATCTCGGCCTGCACACGCTTCAGCACCTTGCGAAACTTCTCGTCGCGCGTCTGCTGGGCCATCGCCTCGACGCCCTCGGACAGCGGCGTGCCCGAGGCAATGAGCACCGAAAGGTGCCGCATGAACTGCGAGATGTCGGCCAGCTTGCCCTTGGGTCCCTTGATGCGACGGCGCGCCTGGCCAACGCCCTTGTCGGGATTGATCTCCAGGACGATGATGCCGCGCGCCCGAAGCTTGTCGCGTGCCGCGGACTCGTCGGCGGCCTCGATCGTACCGCGCTTGGGCGCGCCGCTGGTCTCGTAGCCGACGTATCGCCACTTCATGCCGCTGCCTCCGCGGGCTTGGCGTCGTCAAGATCGTCGTCGCTCCGCGTGACACGGAGCGCTTCTTCGAGGCTGGTCGAGCCGCGCTTGGCGACGAGCACGGCCTCCTCGCGCAACGACTTGCCGCCGCCCTTGAAGAACGCCTCGCGGAGCTCCATCGACGACGCGCCCGCATGTACGAGGCGACGGATCGGCGGCGTGACCTCCATGACCTCATAGACGCCCAGCCGACCCTGGAAGCCCGTGTCGTGGCAGTGCTGGCAGCCCAGGCCGCGGCGGAAGGGCGCTCGCTGCTCGTCCTCGATGCCCGCCTCGGCCAGCAGCGTCTCGTCTGGGTAGTAGCGCGTCGCGCAGTGCTGGCAGATCGTCCGGGCCAGCCGCTGGGCGATGACGCCGTTGAGCGCACCGCTGAGGAGATACGGCTCGATGCCCATGTCCAGCAATCGCTCGACGGCGCCGGGCGCGTCGTTGGTGTGCAGCGTTGCGAGCACGACGTGCCCGGTGATGGCTGCCTGCGTGGCGACGCGGGCGGTGTCCTGGTCGCGGATCTCGCCGACCATGATGACGTCGGGGTCCTGACGCAGGATGCTGCGAAGGGCCTTGGCGAAGCTCAGGCCGATGGCGTCCTGCACCTGGATCTGGTTGATCAGGTCGAGCTGGTACTCGACCGGGTCTTCGACGGTCACGATGTTGCGCTCGGGGCTGCTGAGCAGTTCGAGCGCCGAGTAGAGCGTCGTTGACTTGCCGCTGCCCGTCGGCCCGGTCACGAGCATGAGCCCGTAGGGCTTGCGCAGCATCCGCGTGATGGTCATCATCAGCTCGGGGCGGATGCCCAGATCGGCCAGGCTCGAGTTCAGGTTGTCGCGGTCCAGGATGCGGATCACCAGCTTCTCGCCCAGCAGCGTGGGGATGCTGGAGACACGCAAGGACACCTCGCGGCCCTCGGCCATGATCCGGATCCGGCCCTCCTGGGGCATGCGCTTCTCGGCGATGTCGAGCTTGGCCAGGATCTTCACGCGCGACGCGATGGCCGAGTGCATGCCCTGCGGCGGGCGCATGAGGTCGCGCAGCGTGCCGTCGATGCGGTAGCGGATGCGCGTGCCCTTGTGGCTGGGCTCGATGTGGATGTCGCTGGCTCGGTCGCGGATGGCCGTCAGCACCGCCATGTTCACGAGGTTGACGATGGGGCTGCCGGCGATGATCTTGGCGAGGTCGCCCTCGGCCTCTTCCTCGTCGACGTTCTCCTTGTCGAAGACCTCGACGTCCGACTCGCGGAGCTGCGACAGGAAGGCCGTCAGGTTCGCCTGACTCTGGGCGTACTTGTCGATGAATTCATCGATGTTGGCGCGAAGCGCCAGCACGGGCCTGATGCGGCACTCGGTGATCGCGCTCAGGCGATCGATCGTGGGCAGCGACTGCGGCTCGGCCATCGCCACGGTCATCTCGTCGCGGATGCGGAACATCGGCATGACGCCCAGCTCGTGGGCGACGTCGGCGGTCACGAGCTTGAGCAACTCGGGGTCGACCAGCCCGTGCCGGAGCACGCACGAGGGCAGGTCCAGGTGCTGGCCCAGCGTGTGGACGAGCGTGGCGGGCGAGATGATGCCCTCTTCAACGAGGATCTCGCCCAGCAGCGTGCCTTCGGCCTGCTGGCGCTGCAGCGCGGCGCCGAGCTGGTCCTCGGTGATGACGCCGCGGTCGACCAGCACGTCGCCGATGCGGGCGACCGGTGGCGGCGTGGCGGCCTGGTCGTGGGTCGGTCGTTCGTCGCTGGCGGAACTCACAGGAAGCTCCTCGCAGCCGACACGCCGTCGGCATAGATGTCGAAGCGTCCGGCGATGCCCGTCAGCTCGAGGCACTCCCGCACGGTCTCGTGCAAGCCGCAGAGCTTCAGCACGCGGCCGGCGGCACCGAGCTGGTCGGTCGCGTCGAGGAGCGACTCGAGCGCGGCGCTGTCCATGAAGGGGACGGCGGTAGCGTCGACGACGCAGCGGCCCATCGATCGCGTGGCCGCGTCGAGCAGCTTCGTGCGGAACACGGCCGAGTCCTGCTGCGTGATGGCCCCATCGGGCCTGACGAAGGTGACGGCCCCCCGCACCTGCTCATCGATGCGCATCGTTCCGCTCCCTTCAAGCGACGAGCCGACCACCGGGAATGAACATCGTGAAGACGCTGCCCTTGCCCGGCTCGGAGTCGACGTCGATGCCGCCCTCGTGGCCCAGCATGATTTCCTTGGCGAGCGTGAGGCCCAGGCCCGTGCCCTGGGTGCCCGAGGCCCGTACGTCGTCGGTGCGGTAGAACCGCTCGAAGATGCGCTGGCGGTCGGCCTCGGCGATGCCCACGCCCGTATCGCGTACGGAAACGTCCAGCCCCTCGTCGCCCCAGTCGGCTGACAAGGTGACGACGCCGCCCTCCGGCGTGTACTTGATGGCGTTGCCCAGCACGTTGTGGTAGGCCTGGAGCAGCTTGTCGCGGTCGCCGCGCACGACGGGCAGCTTGGGCGGCAGCGTGAACTTCAGCGTGACGCCCTTGCCCTTGGCCTGGTTCTCGAACTCGAGACGCAGCTCTTCGAAGAGCTGATCAAGCCGTACTTCGCCCTCCTGGATCGACAGCGCCCCGGCTTCCATCTCGCTCACGCTGAGCATGTCGGAGACGACGCGCTCGAGCCGGCGAACCTCTTGGTTGATGACGTTCAGGCACGTGCCCAGCATCGCCTCGTCGCAATCGTCGCCCAGCGCCGTCTCGGCATACAGACGCATGTTGGTCAGCGGCGTGCGCAGCTCGTGGGTGGCGTGGGCAATGAAGTTGGCCCGCGCCTCCTCGGCCGCGTTGAGCTGGGTGATGTCCTCGATCACGACGACGTGGCCGTCCATGCCTTGGCCGTCGCGCACCGTAATGCGGAGGTGGGACGTCGCTTCACCGATCGTGCGATCGAGCTCGATGGTCCCCCGACGCAGGCCGTGCCCTCCCGGAGCATTCACCAGCGCCGAAACGTCGAGCACGTCGGTGAGCGGCTTGTGCTGGAGCTCGGCGAGATCGACGCCCAGCAGCATGACCGCTGCCGTGTTGGCGAATCGGATGTCCAGTCCCGGGCCGACCACCAGCACGCCCTGCCAGAGTGCCGAGCAAACCGAGGTCGCAAGCTGGCCGTCGCCGGTCGCGGCCGCGATTCCTGGCTCGTGGCCGGCGGTCTTGCGAGCAGGTCCTTCCTGGAGGCGGTCGACGAGGGCGTTCCAGGCGCCGGCCTCGGGGCCGAAGCGATCGGCCAGCCGCAGTTCGCTCGGAGCCGCCTTGTGGTTTTCGGACGCGAGGACCGCCTCGCGGAGGGCGCTCATCGAGAGCATGCGGCCGCGCACCCAGCGGCCCATCAAGACCAAGCCGAGGATGGCTCCTGCGCCAATGGCACCGAGTTCGACCCAGGCCTGGACCGTCTCGGGGCGACCTGCGGCGTCGATGTAGAGCCAGGAATAAGCCCCGATAACCACGGCCACGATGCCAACCGACGCGGCGACGAATCCGAGGATCGTGCGTTCACGCCGGTGCAGCAAGCTGATGCCCATGATGCAAACCCCTGCCAGGCACCGACTTGGGTGACCATCACGCCAAGACGGAGTCGCTCATCGAGGTCTATCGACCAGGACGGGGCGGCACTGAAGGCAAGTTGGGCGGATTCTGCGGACTCGCGAAGGTGGGCGATCAGTCGAAGCGGAAGACGCCCTTGCGGAGGCCGTACAGGAAGGCGACCACCGTCGTGAAGAGGAAGAAGAGGATGCGGACCAGCCACCAGAGGCGGTCTTCGGAGCCGAGCTCGAGGTTGGCGAACGTCGTGGCCCATGGATACAGGAACACGACCTCGACGTCGAACACCAGGAACACCATGGCGATCAGGTAGAACCGCACGTTGAACCGCTTGCGGGCCGTGCCCACGGGCTCCATGCCGCTCTCATACGACAGGGCCTTGGTCTCACCGGCCCGATTCGGGCCGAGGATGCGCGTGAGCACCAGGTTCATCACCGAAAAGCCCACCACGGCCATCAAGATGATCGCCAAGGGCAGGTAGGCTACAGGATCGGTCACGCCGAGCAGCATGGGCCGAGGATAGGCCGGTTGAGGGCGGTCTTTCCGCTCGGCACCCTTGCACGACCGTCGGGGCAGGCCCACCCCGGGGTGCCACTTTGGCGGTCCGGTGCGCCGAAGGCCGGTGGTGGGCAGGGCGGGCGAGGCTCCAGCCGTGATCTGGCGCGCCGTCGGGGTTGGCGCGCCCCTTGTAAGGGTGAGCCTCGGAGATGGTTCCGACCGCCTCGGCGGCGGGCTGTTTGATTCCGACCGACGACCCCTGATCTACTGGAGACTGCGACCCATGGCCGTCAAAGAGCTGACCTTCGACACCGACGCACGCCAGGCCCTGCTCGCCGGCGTGGAGAAGCTGGCCCGCGCGGTCAAGAGCACCCTGGGGCCCAAAGGCCGCAACGCGGTGCTCGACAAGTCCTGGGGCGGGCCGACCGTGACCAAGGACGGCGTGTCCGTTGCGGAGGAGATCGAGCTTCGCGACCCGGCCGAGGACATGGGCGCCCGGCTGGTGAAGGAAGCCGCCAGCAAGACCAGCGACGACGCCGGCGACGGCACGACCACCGCCACCGTGCTGGCCGAGGCCCTCTTCCGCCAGGGCCTGAAGTACGTGGCCGCGGGCGTGGACGCCAACGCTCTGGTCCGCGGCATGCGTCTGGCCGTGGAGGCGGCCACCGGCGCGATCGATGATCTGGCCACCCCGATCAAGGGCAAGGCCGACATCCAGAACGTCGCCACCATCAGCGCCAACAACGACGCCGAGATCGGCAAGATCATGGCCGACGCCTTCGAGAAGGTGGGCAAGGACGGCGTGATCACCGTCGAAGAGGGCCGCGGCCTGGAGACCGAGGTCACGGTCGTCGAGGGCATGCAGTTTGACCGCGGTTACTTGTCGGCCAACTTCGTGACCGACGCCGACGCGATGCGCGTCGAGTTCGACAAGGCGCTCGTGCTGATCCACGAGGACAAGATCGACAACGTGCAGAAGCTCGTGCCCGTGCTCGAGAAGGTGATGAGCGCCAAGAAGCCGCTGCTCATCATCGCCGAAGACATTACGGGCGAGGCGCTATCGACGCTGGTCATCAACAAGCTGCGCGGCACGTTGCAGGTCGCCGCCGTCAAGGCTCCGGGCTATGGCGACCGCCGCAAGGCCATGCTGAACGACATCGCCGTGCTGACGGGCGCGACGGCCGTGATGAAGGACCTGGGCATGGACCTGGAGAAGGTCACGCTCGGCGACCTGGGCATGGCCAAGAAGGTCGAGATCGACGCGGACAACACGACGATCATCGAGGGTGCCGGCAAAACCAGCGACATCCAGAGCCGCATCGGCCAGATCCGCCGGGAGATCGAGGAGTCGACCAGCGACTACGACCGCGAGAAGCTGCAGGAGCGGCTGGCGAAGCTCGCCGGCGGCGTGGCTCAGATCAAGGTGGGCGCCGCGAGCGAGGCCGAGATGAAGGAGCGCAAGGCCCGCGTCGAGGACGCGCTGCACGCCACCCGCGCGGCGGTCGCCGAGGGCATCGTGCCCGGCGGCGGCACCAGCTTCATCCACGCCGTCGCGGCCATCGAGAAGCTCAAGGAGTGGAAGGCCGTGTTCGGCAAGGAGCGCGACGTGTCGGCCGACGAGGTAGGCCACGCGAAGTACGACGTAGCCTCGGGCATGCACATGGTGCGCGACGCCCTGACCGTGCCGACCAAGACCATCGCCGACAACGCCGGTGTCAAGGGCACCGTCGTGGTCGCCCGCATCCAGGAGCAGATCGAGAGCGACCCGAAGACCAACTTCGGCTACAACGCGCTCACCGACACCTACGAGGACCTGGTGAAGGCCGGCGTGATGACGCCCGCGAAGGTCGATCGCTCGGCCCTGCAGAACGCCGCGAGCGTTGCGAGCGTGCTGCTCGCGGCCGACTGCCTGATCACCGAGAAGCCCGGCGCCGACGACGACGCCGGCGGCGCCCCTGACATGGACGGCATGGGTGGAATGGGCGGCATGGGTGGCATGGGCATGGGCGGCATGGGTGGCATGCCTGGAATGGGTGGCATGGGCTTCTAGACGAGCAGCCGCCCCGCGTTTGCCAACGAAAGCAAGAAGATCACGAGCGACCGAGCTCAGGAGCACAGAAGCAATGAACGTCAAGCCTCTCGATGACAGAATCGTCGTTCGCCCCGCGCCGCAGGAGACCAAGACCGAGTCTGGCATCTACCTGCCCGAGACGAGCAAGGAGCGGCCCATGACCGGCAAGGTCATCGCCGTCGGGCCGGGCCGTCGCCTGGATAACGGCGAGCGTGCCAAGCCCACCGTGAAGAAGGGCGACACCGTGGTGTACGGCAAGTACGCCGGGACCGAGGTCGAGGTGAAGGGCGACGAGCACCTGATCCTGCGCGAGAGCGAGCTTCTCGGCGTTCTCGATCGCTGATGCCCGTCGGCCCTTCTTCTGAAACCTGAAACGATACTGACCGGCCCGGCCGGAGGAGCGCACGCGTGTCCCACAAGCAAGTCATGTTCGATGATGCCGCCCTGCAGGAGATGAAGCAGGGTGTCGACCGCCTGGCCAACGCCGTCAAGTGCACGATGGGCCCGGCCGGTCGGAACGTGGTCATCCAGAAGAGCTTCGGCAATCCGCAGGTGACCAAGGACGGTGTGAGCGTGGCTCGCGAGGTCGAGCTTCCCGAGCCGTTCGCGTCGATGGGCGCGAAGATGGTCCATCAAGTGGCCAAGAAGACCAACGACAAGGCCGGCGACGGCACGACGACCGCGACGGTGCTAGCCCAGGCGATCTTCAACGCCGGGCTCAAGCACGTGGCCGCCGGCGCTAACGCCGTGCAGGTGCAGCGCGGCGTGAACAACGCGGCCCAGGCTGCGAGCGACGCCATCGAGGGCTTCGCCGTCAAGTGCAAGGGCAAGGACGACTACCGCAAGGTGGCGACCGTGTCGGCCAACCACGACGCGTCGGTCGGCGAGCTCATCGCCGAGGCCATCAGCAAGGTCGGGGCCGAGGGCGTGGTCGAGGTCGAGGAAGGCCGCGGCAACGAGACCGAGCTCGAGTTCGTCGAGGGCATGCAGTTCGACAAGGGCTACATGTCGCCCTACTTCATGACCGACCCCAAGAGCGCCGAGTGCGTGCTCGAGGACTGCCTGATCCTCATCCACGAGAAGAAGATCGCCAACCTGACCGACCTGCTGCCGCTCTTGAACAAGGCCGTGTCGGCCGGCAAGCCGCTGCTGATCATCGCTGAGGACATGGAGAACGAGGCGCTGGCGACGCTGGTGATCAACCGCCTGCGCGGCTCGCTGAAGATCGCGGCCGTCAAGGCGCCGGGTTTCGGTGATCGTCGCAAGGCGATGCTGCAGGACATCGGCATCCTGACCGGCGGCACGTTCTTCGCCGAGGACCTGGGCCGCAGCCTCGAGTCGATCGAGCTCAATGAGCTTGGCAAGGCCAAGAAGGTCGTCATCACCAAGGACGACACCACGATCATCGAGGGCGCGGGCAAGAAGAAGGACATCACTGCCCGGGCCGAGCAGATCAAGGCCCAGCACGAGGCCTCGACCAGCGAGTACGACCGCGAGAAGCTGATGGAGCGCCACGCCAAGCTCACCGGCGGCGTATGCATCATCCACGTCGGCGGCTCGAGCGAGGTCGAGATGAAGCAGCGCAAGGACCTCGTCGAGGACGCGCTCGCGGCGACCCGCGGCGCGGCCAAGGAGGGCTACGTGGCCGGCGGCGGCGTCGCGCTCTTGCGCACCCAGGACGCCATCGAGGCGGCCCGCAAGAAGGCCAAGGGCGACGAGCAGATCGGCTACGACATCGTCTATGACGCGGTCGAGAGCTGCGTGCGTCAGATCGCCGAGAACGCCGGCTTCGA contains:
- a CDS encoding ATPase, T2SS/T4P/T4SS family; translated protein: MSSASDERPTHDQAATPPPVARIGDVLVDRGVITEDQLGAALQRQQAEGTLLGEILVEEGIISPATLVHTLGQHLDLPSCVLRHGLVDPELLKLVTADVAHELGVMPMFRIRDEMTVAMAEPQSLPTIDRLSAITECRIRPVLALRANIDEFIDKYAQSQANLTAFLSQLRESDVEVFDKENVDEEEAEGDLAKIIAGSPIVNLVNMAVLTAIRDRASDIHIEPSHKGTRIRYRIDGTLRDLMRPPQGMHSAIASRVKILAKLDIAEKRMPQEGRIRIMAEGREVSLRVSSIPTLLGEKLVIRILDRDNLNSSLADLGIRPELMMTITRMLRKPYGLMLVTGPTGSGKSTTLYSALELLSSPERNIVTVEDPVEYQLDLINQIQVQDAIGLSFAKALRSILRQDPDVIMVGEIRDQDTARVATQAAITGHVVLATLHTNDAPGAVERLLDMGIEPYLLSGALNGVIAQRLARTICQHCATRYYPDETLLAEAGIEDEQRAPFRRGLGCQHCHDTGFQGRLGVYEVMEVTPPIRRLVHAGASSMELREAFFKGGGKSLREEAVLVAKRGSTSLEEALRVTRSDDDLDDAKPAEAAA
- a CDS encoding prepilin-type N-terminal cleavage/methylation domain-containing protein; translation: MTPARCTRAIDPISAGRHGFTLVELTVVLLIIGAIAGLALPAYGSAVARYRLQSAVHQLRADLDRSAAYARASGTPVTVQFDTTNHVVTFAGMPAGTVGGPDLVLDLDFGSMDAEISSATFGAGTEYTISGYGIPSDGGTVTLRNGVSGATITVDATTGQARITP
- a CDS encoding type II secretion system protein codes for the protein MMRTRRAGFSLIELVIVIAILGILAAVAVPRMSRGAAGATSSRLRADLATMRSALELYYAEHNNTYPTVANFENALVNQFTDVDGNLNATKTGVFIYGPYLKEIPTIQVGAQKGNNGVAAADAAGIAWLYNETTGVITANTGAATDDTGTLYTSY
- a CDS encoding STAS domain-containing protein, whose product is MRIDEQVRGAVTFVRPDGAITQQDSAVFRTKLLDAATRSMGRCVVDATAVPFMDSAALESLLDATDQLGAAGRVLKLCGLHETVRECLELTGIAGRFDIYADGVSAARSFL
- a CDS encoding type II secretion system F family protein; its protein translation is MKWRYVGYETSGAPKRGTIEAADESAARDKLRARGIIVLEINPDKGVGQARRRIKGPKGKLADISQFMRHLSVLIASGTPLSEGVEAMAQQTRDEKFRKVLKRVQAEIESGTPLSDAMTAHPGYFDDVSRAMVAAGETSGKLGDMLERVSALMRQKLAMRRAIVGAMIYPCILIGIGFIVVLVMLIMVFPRFESMFESLETAIPPSTQFFLWLSTMLREYWWAWLASIVPAALLARFALLQPATARLIDRTLLRTPKLGDISRSIASARLARMVSLLLESHLPLLDVLSLCAGSMRSPEYAALLRQAHDAAEVGQPISTVFEEASLLHGLVREGVRTGERTGRMGMMLGNVADFLEEENEATLKALSAIIEPLLLVTLGIVVGGIATSMFLPLFDLTASAGAS
- a CDS encoding prepilin-type N-terminal cleavage/methylation domain-containing protein encodes the protein MSRPTRRRGFSLAEMLVAMAITTIVLGGAVAAIGVGGRTFGAATSGIAAAPTLDGMARMSADVELALHFTESTATAVSFYVPDRTGDGAPDLIRYAWSGSDGDPITLSMNGSTPWPIVPSVTSLSMDYFVATTPADATWHGVAPPAAADELVFERAYSGSPAQTFSVDDGVSVAAIVQPASPSSGRPYAITRIIVPMTEAAHQADNVNISVHRVNMLTAVPMPTALTTTTIRKQDLPETLEFVEVTFDTEVVFDDEDFVAIVISSAKSKPSVDVPLENSPQFLTDGWVATTSVPGAWVLSGARDLPIEIYAVEAP